From Pusillibacter faecalis, one genomic window encodes:
- the truA gene encoding tRNA pseudouridine(38-40) synthase TruA has translation MRNIALKLMYNGTAYHGWQVQKNAVSVCGTLEKALTEITGERVHLTGCGRTDAGVHAEAYVANFRTASRIPLERLPFAINTHTPEDIAVGEAMEVAEDFNAIGSCLKKEYTYRIYNSRVKNPFYVNRAYFYPKRLDEAYLNRAAHMFVGTHDFAAVRSVGTQTKTTVRTIYWCDVSRSGELLELRVCANGFLYNMVRAITGTVLYAAEGKFRPEDIPAILESGDRTAAGPTVPPGGLYLTRLWYEDERLNG, from the coding sequence ATGCGCAATATCGCTTTAAAACTGATGTACAACGGAACCGCCTACCACGGTTGGCAGGTTCAGAAAAACGCCGTTAGCGTCTGCGGTACGCTGGAAAAGGCCCTGACGGAGATCACTGGCGAGCGGGTGCACCTCACCGGCTGCGGGCGGACGGATGCCGGCGTCCACGCGGAGGCGTACGTGGCGAATTTCCGCACTGCGTCCAGGATTCCCCTGGAACGCCTGCCCTTTGCCATCAATACCCATACCCCGGAGGATATCGCCGTGGGGGAGGCGATGGAGGTAGCGGAGGATTTCAACGCCATCGGCTCTTGCCTGAAGAAGGAGTATACCTACCGCATCTATAATTCCAGGGTGAAAAACCCTTTCTACGTTAACCGGGCTTATTTCTATCCCAAGCGGCTGGATGAGGCATATCTCAACCGGGCGGCCCATATGTTTGTGGGCACCCACGACTTTGCGGCGGTCCGCAGCGTGGGGACACAGACCAAAACCACAGTGCGCACCATTTACTGGTGCGATGTGAGCCGCAGCGGCGAGCTGCTGGAGCTGCGGGTGTGCGCTAACGGCTTTTTATATAACATGGTGCGGGCTATCACCGGCACCGTTCTCTACGCGGCGGAGGGGAAGTTCCGCCCGGAGGATATCCCCGCGATCCTGGAGAGCGGGGACCGGACAGCGGCGGGGCCCACGGTTCCCCCCGGCGGGCTGTACCTGACAAGACTTTGGTATGAGGATGAGCGGCTCAATGGCTGA
- a CDS encoding energy-coupling factor transporter ATPase codes for MKPILQIQHLTHTYGIGTPFQRSAVEDMSFDVYEGEFLGVIGHTGSGKSTLIQHLNGLLKPTEGQILLGGRDIWAEPKKIRQVRFRVGLVFQYPEYQLFEETVYKDIAFGPSNQGKTGDELDHCVREAARLVGIRDDQMDKSPFELSGGQKRRVALAGVLAMEPEVLILDEPTAGLDPAGRENLMANIRDYHRNKGSTVVLVSHSMDEIARNVDRILVLKNAHILMEGTPQQVFARGEELLSAGLDVPQVTRVAMALRARGLNVDPAVYTVEALERELLALRKGGAAC; via the coding sequence TTGAAACCGATTTTACAGATTCAGCATCTGACCCATACCTATGGGATTGGAACGCCCTTCCAGCGCAGCGCGGTGGAGGACATGAGCTTTGACGTGTACGAGGGGGAGTTCCTGGGTGTGATTGGGCACACCGGTTCCGGAAAGTCCACGCTGATCCAACACCTCAACGGCCTTCTAAAACCAACGGAGGGGCAGATTCTCCTGGGCGGTAGGGACATCTGGGCAGAGCCGAAGAAAATCCGTCAAGTGCGGTTCCGGGTGGGACTGGTTTTCCAGTATCCGGAGTACCAGCTCTTTGAAGAAACGGTTTACAAAGACATCGCCTTCGGACCGTCCAACCAAGGAAAAACCGGGGACGAGCTGGACCACTGTGTCCGGGAGGCCGCCCGTCTGGTGGGAATCCGGGACGACCAGATGGACAAATCCCCCTTTGAACTCTCCGGCGGGCAGAAACGGCGGGTGGCCCTGGCAGGTGTGCTGGCCATGGAGCCGGAGGTGCTGATCCTGGATGAGCCCACGGCGGGCCTGGACCCTGCCGGCCGGGAGAACCTGATGGCCAACATCCGGGACTATCATCGCAACAAGGGCAGCACGGTGGTGCTGGTGAGCCACAGCATGGATGAAATCGCCCGGAATGTGGACCGCATCCTGGTACTGAAAAATGCCCACATTCTGATGGAGGGAACCCCCCAGCAGGTCTTTGCCAGAGGAGAAGAGCTGCTCTCCGCCGGGCTGGACGTGCCTCAGGTGACGCGGGTGGCCATGGCTCTGCGGGCCAGGGGGCTGAATGTGGACCCGGCTGTTTACACCGTGGAGGCACTGGAGCGGGAGCTCCTGGCGCTGCGGAAAGGCGGTGCGGCATGCTGA
- a CDS encoding energy-coupling factor transporter transmembrane component T family protein has product MLKDITLGQYFPGSTVAHRLDPRTKILLVVLYIVALFCAKGAVGYAVMALVLLTCARISKVKFKSLVRGLKPVLFIIIFTAIMNLFFTPGENYIFELGFLRVSAEGLRNAFFMVLRIMMLIMGTFLMTYTTSPISLTDGLERLLNWMKKLHVPVHELAMMMSIALRFIPTLIEETDKIMSAQKARGADFESGNLIQKAKAMLPILVPLFVSAFRRADELATAMECRCYHGGEGRTKLHVLKYESRDYIALALGAAVLALILTLRKFVS; this is encoded by the coding sequence ATGCTGAAAGACATTACTCTAGGCCAGTACTTCCCTGGAAGCACAGTGGCCCACAGGCTGGACCCCAGGACAAAAATCCTGCTGGTGGTCCTCTATATTGTGGCACTGTTCTGCGCCAAAGGCGCGGTGGGATACGCGGTGATGGCACTGGTACTGCTCACCTGCGCCCGCATCTCCAAGGTGAAATTCAAATCCCTGGTGCGGGGATTGAAACCGGTGCTGTTCATCATCATTTTTACCGCCATCATGAACCTGTTTTTCACGCCGGGGGAGAACTACATCTTTGAGCTGGGTTTTCTTCGGGTATCTGCGGAGGGACTGCGAAACGCCTTTTTCATGGTGCTGCGGATCATGATGCTGATCATGGGCACGTTCCTCATGACCTATACCACCAGTCCCATCAGCCTGACCGACGGTCTGGAGCGGCTGCTGAACTGGATGAAAAAGCTCCATGTGCCGGTCCATGAGTTGGCCATGATGATGTCCATTGCCCTGCGGTTTATCCCCACGCTGATTGAGGAGACGGACAAGATTATGTCCGCCCAGAAGGCCCGTGGCGCGGACTTTGAAAGCGGGAACCTGATTCAAAAGGCCAAGGCCATGCTGCCGATCCTGGTGCCGCTCTTTGTGAGCGCTTTCCGCCGGGCGGACGAGCTGGCCACGGCTATGGAGTGCCGCTGCTACCACGGCGGCGAGGGCCGGACCAAGCTCCATGTTTTGAAGTATGAGAGTCGGGATTATATCGCGCTGGCCCTGGGCGCGGCGGTTCTAGCACTGATTCTCACGCTGCGGAAGTTTGTGAGCTGA
- a CDS encoding glycosyl hydrolase family 18 protein — MFRHALSGLAALCLLLLVPGVHTYARGSGSTGGEVVGYYAGWAAYQGYTPDQLPAEKLTQINYAFAEIDPVAGRIALGDEPNDLKNLKALRKLRSQHPHLKLLISVGGWSDSQYFSDVASTQARREKFAASCVDFVVEHGLDGVDLDWEYPVSGGAPGTIHRNQDKQNFTLLLQELRERLDHQERQDRREYSLTIAGAAGAWYLSQIEPVKVAALVDHIFLMGYDLHGTWNSRTGLNAPLNPVSHASQAGGSIAGSVQAYLERGVPAEKIVLGTPLYGYLYQGVSSRNNGLYSTYTSGKSISYQTLKKTYLASSAYRQFRHEEGQVPYLYGNGTFLSYDDAASIAAKASLARSLGLGGVGFWELSQDSGGELVSAAVQALHSSWDNPFRDVLPGVWYEDAVRYVYEREMMQGTSASAFSPNTSSNRGMLTAILYRLEGSPRSGEPPFTDVAADAYYGQAVAWAEKHGIVQGFDDGTFRPGARITRQQLAAVLFRYADFKGEAGRGRADLSAYQDGNRVEVYAREAMAWAVDAGLIQGLADGRLDPGGTATRAQTAVILQRLCEQVLEA; from the coding sequence ATGTTTCGACATGCACTTTCCGGACTGGCCGCGTTGTGCCTGCTTCTGCTGGTACCAGGAGTGCATACATATGCCCGGGGCTCCGGGAGTACCGGAGGCGAGGTGGTGGGCTACTACGCGGGCTGGGCGGCCTACCAAGGCTATACGCCGGACCAGCTCCCAGCCGAGAAGCTGACACAAATCAACTATGCCTTTGCGGAGATTGACCCGGTTGCCGGCCGCATTGCGCTGGGGGATGAGCCCAATGATTTAAAAAATCTCAAGGCCCTGCGGAAGCTGCGCAGCCAGCACCCTCATCTGAAGCTGCTGATTTCCGTGGGAGGCTGGTCGGACTCTCAGTATTTCTCCGACGTGGCTTCCACTCAGGCCCGGCGAGAGAAATTTGCCGCCAGCTGTGTGGATTTTGTGGTGGAGCATGGCTTAGATGGCGTGGACCTGGACTGGGAATATCCGGTATCGGGCGGCGCTCCGGGGACAATTCATCGGAATCAGGACAAGCAGAACTTTACGCTGCTGCTCCAGGAACTGCGGGAGCGGCTGGACCACCAGGAGCGTCAGGATAGGAGGGAGTACTCCCTGACCATCGCGGGTGCCGCAGGCGCCTGGTACCTCAGTCAGATTGAACCGGTGAAGGTGGCCGCGCTGGTGGACCACATCTTCCTAATGGGCTATGACCTTCATGGCACCTGGAACAGCCGCACCGGTCTCAACGCGCCGCTGAACCCGGTTTCCCATGCATCCCAGGCCGGCGGAAGCATCGCAGGTAGTGTACAGGCCTATCTGGAGCGGGGTGTCCCAGCGGAGAAGATTGTGCTGGGTACCCCTCTCTACGGCTATCTCTATCAGGGGGTCAGCAGCCGGAATAACGGCTTGTATAGTACCTATACATCCGGCAAGTCCATCAGCTATCAAACATTGAAAAAAACCTATCTTGCCAGCTCGGCCTATCGGCAATTCCGACACGAGGAAGGACAGGTGCCTTATCTCTACGGAAATGGAACCTTCCTCTCCTATGATGACGCGGCTTCCATCGCGGCCAAGGCGTCTCTGGCCCGGTCTCTGGGACTGGGAGGCGTGGGCTTCTGGGAGTTGTCTCAGGATTCGGGCGGAGAACTGGTTTCCGCGGCGGTTCAGGCATTGCACAGCAGTTGGGACAACCCCTTCCGGGACGTGCTACCCGGTGTCTGGTATGAAGACGCGGTCCGATACGTCTATGAACGGGAGATGATGCAGGGGACCAGCGCGTCCGCATTTTCACCCAACACTTCCTCAAACCGGGGAATGCTCACGGCCATTCTTTACCGTTTGGAGGGAAGTCCTCGGAGCGGGGAACCTCCCTTTACGGATGTAGCGGCGGACGCCTATTATGGGCAGGCGGTAGCTTGGGCAGAGAAGCATGGGATTGTCCAAGGCTTTGACGACGGGACCTTCCGCCCTGGCGCCAGAATCACCCGGCAGCAGTTGGCGGCGGTTTTGTTCCGGTATGCGGACTTTAAGGGCGAGGCGGGCCGTGGACGGGCAGATCTCTCTGCGTATCAAGATGGCAACAGGGTGGAGGTGTATGCTCGGGAGGCCATGGCATGGGCTGTGGACGCAGGGCTGATTCAAGGCCTGGCGGACGGACGCCTGGACCCGGGCGGCACCGCTACCCGGGCACAGACTGCGGTGATCCTTCAGCGGCTGTGCGAGCAGGTTTTGGAAGCATAG
- a CDS encoding class I SAM-dependent methyltransferase, giving the protein MWIADQWQDYELLDCGSGEKLERWDRQFLVRPDPQAIWETDRKHPAWRQAGGRYLRSQSGGGHWEKKALPESWRVHYGPLTFQVKPMNFKHTGLFPEQAVNWDFAMEKIQNAGRPIRVLNLFAYTGGASVACAKAGASVCHVDAAKGMVAWARENARLSGLEEAPIRWIIDDCAKFVEREIRRGKRYDAIIMDPPSYGRGPGGEVWKLEDNLYDFVQLCAGVLSDRPLFVLINSYTTGLAPSVLGYLLNLLVASKYGGKCTWDELGLPVTATGLALPCGATGRWFSE; this is encoded by the coding sequence ATGTGGATCGCAGATCAATGGCAGGACTATGAGCTTCTGGACTGCGGCAGCGGCGAAAAACTGGAGCGGTGGGACCGGCAGTTCTTAGTGCGTCCGGACCCTCAGGCCATTTGGGAGACGGACCGGAAGCACCCTGCCTGGCGGCAGGCTGGCGGGCGGTATCTGCGGTCCCAGAGCGGCGGCGGGCATTGGGAGAAAAAGGCTCTGCCGGAGAGCTGGCGGGTGCATTACGGGCCACTGACCTTCCAGGTCAAGCCCATGAACTTCAAGCACACCGGCCTCTTTCCGGAGCAGGCGGTGAACTGGGACTTTGCCATGGAGAAGATTCAAAATGCCGGCCGGCCTATTCGGGTTTTAAACCTGTTCGCCTATACCGGCGGAGCCAGCGTTGCCTGTGCCAAGGCGGGTGCCAGCGTGTGCCATGTGGACGCGGCCAAGGGGATGGTGGCCTGGGCTAGAGAGAATGCCCGGCTCTCGGGGCTGGAGGAGGCCCCTATCCGGTGGATCATCGACGACTGCGCCAAGTTTGTGGAGCGGGAAATCCGCCGGGGAAAGCGCTACGACGCCATTATTATGGACCCACCCAGCTACGGCCGGGGTCCTGGCGGCGAGGTGTGGAAGCTGGAGGACAACCTCTATGACTTCGTTCAGCTCTGCGCCGGCGTGCTGTCGGACAGGCCCCTGTTCGTGTTGATTAACTCCTACACCACCGGCCTCGCGCCGTCGGTGCTGGGATATCTTCTAAACCTGTTAGTGGCCTCCAAATACGGCGGCAAGTGCACCTGGGACGAGCTGGGGCTGCCCGTCACGGCCACGGGTCTGGCGCTGCCCTGCGGCGCAACAGGCAGATGGTTCAGCGAGTGA
- a CDS encoding flavodoxin family protein yields MKACILMGSPRKTGNTAALLEPFREELEHRGTETETVWLYDREIRPCVACRSCQRDWTIFGCPQRDDGQALFDLVLGSELVVLATPIYAWYCTPPMKALLDRLVYGMNKYYGEAKGPALWAGKAMALLMTCGYPAEKGCDLFEEGMRRYCRHSRLRYLGAHVERHLGYGTVFMDGEKEDRARLFAWEVMKRI; encoded by the coding sequence ATGAAAGCCTGCATTCTGATGGGGAGTCCTCGTAAAACGGGGAATACTGCCGCCTTGCTGGAGCCGTTTCGAGAGGAGCTGGAGCATCGGGGAACGGAGACGGAGACCGTGTGGCTCTATGACCGGGAGATTCGGCCCTGCGTGGCCTGCAGGTCCTGTCAGAGGGACTGGACCATCTTTGGCTGTCCACAGCGGGACGACGGACAGGCGCTGTTTGATCTGGTGCTGGGAAGCGAACTGGTGGTGCTCGCTACGCCCATCTATGCCTGGTACTGCACGCCGCCTATGAAGGCACTGCTGGACCGATTGGTGTACGGGATGAACAAATACTATGGGGAGGCCAAGGGCCCCGCCCTCTGGGCAGGAAAGGCCATGGCGCTGCTGATGACCTGCGGCTACCCTGCGGAGAAGGGCTGCGACCTCTTTGAGGAGGGGATGCGCCGTTACTGCCGCCACTCCCGCCTGCGATACCTGGGGGCCCATGTGGAGCGGCACCTGGGCTATGGAACCGTATTTATGGATGGAGAGAAGGAGGATAGAGCCAGGTTGTTTGCATGGGAAGTCATGAAGCGTATATAA
- a CDS encoding energy-coupling factor transporter ATPase — protein sequence MATMIETNELRFAYPAEEGETPVLALDGVDVQIEKGSFVVVLGHNGSGKSTLAKTFNAVLLPSGGKVYVQGMDTSNEGLLLAIRQRVGMVFQNPDNQIVANVVEEDVAFAPENLGVPTEEIRKKVDDALAAVRMSEFVTHAPHLLSGGQKQRIAIAGVIAMEPDCIVLDEATAMLDPVGRQEVLSTIYRLNREKHITVVLITHHMNEAEQADRVLVMKSGKVAMDGAPREVFSQVEALRDMGLTVPDTVDLLDRLRHQGVDVPLDALSVEECADAIAAALQ from the coding sequence ATGGCAACCATGATTGAGACAAATGAGCTGCGCTTTGCCTATCCGGCAGAGGAAGGGGAGACCCCGGTCCTGGCCCTGGACGGTGTAGACGTGCAGATTGAAAAGGGCAGCTTTGTGGTGGTGCTGGGGCATAATGGCTCCGGAAAGTCCACCCTGGCCAAGACCTTCAACGCGGTGCTGCTGCCCTCCGGCGGCAAGGTTTATGTACAGGGAATGGATACCTCGAATGAGGGATTGCTTTTGGCGATCCGCCAGCGGGTGGGCATGGTGTTCCAGAACCCGGATAACCAGATTGTTGCCAATGTGGTGGAGGAGGACGTGGCCTTTGCCCCGGAGAACCTGGGCGTGCCCACGGAGGAAATTCGGAAAAAGGTGGATGACGCCCTCGCCGCCGTGCGCATGAGCGAGTTTGTCACCCACGCGCCGCATCTGCTCTCCGGCGGGCAAAAGCAACGCATTGCCATCGCTGGTGTGATTGCTATGGAACCAGACTGTATTGTTCTGGACGAGGCCACCGCCATGCTGGACCCTGTGGGCCGTCAGGAGGTGCTCTCTACCATCTACCGGCTGAACCGGGAGAAGCACATCACTGTGGTTTTGATCACCCACCATATGAACGAGGCGGAACAGGCTGATCGAGTTCTTGTCATGAAGAGCGGCAAGGTTGCTATGGACGGCGCGCCCCGGGAGGTCTTTTCCCAGGTGGAGGCCTTGCGGGACATGGGATTGACGGTGCCGGACACGGTAGATCTTCTGGACCGGCTGCGCCACCAGGGCGTGGACGTGCCTCTGGACGCCCTGAGTGTGGAGGAGTGCGCCGACGCCATCGCGGCGGCGCTTCAATAA
- a CDS encoding 2-hydroxyacyl-CoA dehydratase, whose product MNTDYTNYPKFTPEMKKTHTILIPNMAPVQFRILAAVMRQAGYRCELLENCGSQVCELGLKYVHNDTCYPALLVIGQFLDALGSGKYDLDHTALIITQTGGGCRASNYIHLLRKALVKAGYPQVPVVSLNFSGLEKDSGFPITLPLVRRMLAAVYYGDLLVALRAQTEPYEMAQGTAEARQEKWLDTICGWIGDNRGCSGGEIRTAMREMAADFAAIPVHRTPKVKVGVVGEIYVKHSPLGNNDLEKFLASQGCEVNIPGLMGMIQYSTYNLSETARLYGGTVLEKMGSGVGLKYIEQMESAMIRALKENGFHAPLPFRELTKLADGIIGRGNKMGEGWLLTAEMVELVRAGYENIVCAQPFGCLPNHICGKGMINRIRELYPQANITPIDYDPGATRVNQENRIKLMLAVARERLEERAAPQQPEAAPARGGARRERTAQALPV is encoded by the coding sequence ATGAACACAGACTATACCAATTATCCCAAATTTACCCCGGAGATGAAAAAGACTCACACCATTTTGATTCCCAACATGGCCCCGGTCCAGTTCCGCATTCTGGCCGCGGTGATGAGGCAAGCCGGTTACCGGTGTGAACTGCTGGAGAACTGCGGCAGCCAGGTGTGCGAGCTGGGGCTCAAATACGTTCACAACGATACCTGCTATCCGGCGCTGTTGGTGATCGGACAGTTTTTGGATGCGCTGGGCTCCGGGAAATATGATCTGGACCACACTGCCCTGATTATTACTCAGACTGGCGGTGGGTGTCGGGCCTCCAACTATATCCACCTGCTGCGCAAGGCTCTGGTCAAGGCCGGCTATCCCCAGGTGCCGGTGGTGAGTTTGAATTTTTCGGGTCTGGAGAAGGATTCCGGATTCCCCATTACGCTGCCGCTGGTGCGCAGGATGCTGGCTGCGGTCTATTACGGCGACCTGCTGGTGGCCCTGCGTGCTCAGACAGAGCCCTATGAAATGGCACAGGGCACGGCTGAGGCTAGACAGGAAAAGTGGCTGGACACCATCTGCGGCTGGATTGGAGATAATCGCGGTTGCTCCGGCGGCGAGATTCGTACCGCCATGCGGGAGATGGCGGCCGATTTTGCGGCCATCCCGGTTCACCGGACCCCCAAAGTCAAGGTGGGGGTTGTGGGTGAAATTTACGTCAAGCACTCGCCTTTGGGCAACAACGACCTGGAGAAATTTTTGGCCTCCCAGGGGTGTGAGGTCAATATTCCAGGTCTTATGGGGATGATTCAGTACAGCACCTACAACCTGTCTGAGACGGCACGGCTGTATGGCGGGACGGTTCTTGAAAAAATGGGCTCTGGTGTGGGGCTCAAGTACATTGAGCAGATGGAGAGCGCGATGATCCGCGCCCTGAAGGAAAATGGTTTCCACGCCCCGCTCCCCTTCAGGGAGCTGACGAAGCTGGCCGACGGCATCATCGGCCGGGGCAACAAAATGGGAGAGGGATGGCTGCTGACTGCCGAGATGGTGGAGTTGGTCCGGGCTGGCTATGAGAATATTGTCTGCGCACAGCCTTTCGGATGTCTGCCCAATCATATCTGCGGAAAGGGCATGATTAACCGTATCCGGGAACTCTATCCCCAGGCCAACATCACGCCCATTGACTACGATCCCGGCGCTACCCGGGTCAACCAGGAGAACCGGATTAAGCTGATGCTGGCGGTGGCGCGGGAACGGCTGGAGGAGCGGGCCGCGCCGCAGCAGCCGGAGGCTGCTCCCGCCCGGGGCGGCGCTCGTCGGGAACGGACGGCGCAAGCACTTCCCGTTTGA